In Streptococcus sp. SN-1, a single genomic region encodes these proteins:
- a CDS encoding ISL3 family transposase has translation MEPLHFITKLLDIKDPNVQIMDVVNRDTHKEIIAKLDYEAPSCPECGSQMKKYDFQKPSKIPYLETTGMPTRILLKKRRFKCYHCSKMMVSQTSLVEKNHQIPRIINQKIAQKLIEKTSMTDIAHQLAISTSTVIRKLNDFRFKHDFSRLPEIMSWDEYAFTKGKMSFIAQDFDNLNIITVLEGRTQAIIRNHFLRYERAVRCQVKIITMDMFSPYYALAKQLFPCAKIVLDRFHIVQHLSRAMSRVRVQIMNQFERKSHEYKAIKRYWKLIQQDSRKLSDKRFYRPTFRMHLTNKEILDKLLSYSEDLRHHYNLYQLLLFHFQNKEPDKFFGLIEDNLKQVHPLFQTVFKTFLKDKEKIVNALQLPYSNAKLEATNNLIKLIKRNAFGFRNFENFKKRIFIALNIKKERTKCVLSRS, from the coding sequence ATGGAACCATTACATTTTATCACAAAACTACTCGATATCAAAGACCCTAATGTCCAAATTATGGATGTTGTTAATAGAGATACCCACAAGGAAATCATCGCTAAACTGGATTATGAGGCCCCATCTTGTCCTGAATGTGGAAGTCAAATGAAGAAATATGACTTCCAAAAACCATCGAAAATTCCTTACCTTGAAACAACTGGTATGCCTACCAGAATCCTCCTTAAAAAGCGTCGTTTCAAGTGCTATCATTGCTCTAAAATGATGGTCTCACAGACCTCTCTCGTCGAGAAAAATCACCAAATTCCTCGTATTATCAACCAAAAAATTGCGCAAAAATTGATTGAAAAAACTTCTATGACCGATATCGCTCATCAACTGGCTATTTCAACTTCAACTGTCATTCGCAAGCTTAATGACTTCCGTTTTAAGCATGATTTTTCTCGTCTTCCAGAGATTATGTCTTGGGACGAGTATGCCTTTACCAAGGGAAAGATGAGTTTCATTGCACAAGATTTTGATAATCTTAACATCATCACTGTTCTTGAAGGCAGAACACAGGCTATCATACGAAATCACTTTCTGCGCTACGAGCGAGCTGTTCGTTGTCAGGTGAAAATCATTACGATGGATATGTTTAGTCCTTATTATGCCTTGGCTAAACAGCTTTTTCCATGTGCTAAAATCGTTCTAGATCGATTTCACATTGTACAACACTTAAGCCGTGCTATGAGTCGTGTTCGTGTCCAAATCATGAATCAATTTGAGCGAAAATCCCATGAATACAAAGCCATCAAGCGCTACTGGAAGCTCATACAGCAGGATAGTCGTAAACTCAGTGATAAACGTTTTTATCGCCCTACTTTTCGCATGCACTTAACAAATAAAGAAATTCTAGACAAGCTTTTGAGCTATTCAGAAGACTTGAGACACCACTACAATCTCTATCAGCTCTTACTTTTTCACTTTCAGAACAAGGAACCTGACAAATTCTTCGGACTTATTGAGGACAATCTAAAGCAGGTTCATCCTCTTTTTCAGACTGTCTTTAAAACCTTCCTCAAGGATAAAGAAAAGATTGTCAACGCCCTTCAACTACCCTATTCCAACGCCAAATTGGAAGCGACCAATAATCTCATCAAACTTATCAAGCGAAATGCCTTTGGTTTTCGGAACTTTGAAAACTTCAAAAAACGGATTTTTATCGCTCTCAATATCAAAAAAGAAAGGACGAAATGTGTCCTTTCTCGATCTTAG
- a CDS encoding HU family DNA-binding protein produces the protein MANKQDLIAKVAEATELTKKDSAAAVEAVFSAVADYLAAGEKVQLIGFGNFEVRERAARKGRNPQTGKEITIAASKVPAFKAGKALKDAVK, from the coding sequence ATGGCAAACAAACAAGATTTGATCGCTAAAGTAGCAGAAGCTACAGAATTGACTAAGAAAGACTCAGCAGCAGCAGTTGAAGCTGTATTTTCAGCAGTAGCTGACTACCTTGCAGCTGGTGAAAAAGTTCAATTGATCGGTTTTGGTAACTTTGAAGTTCGTGAGCGTGCTGCACGTAAAGGTCGCAACCCACAAACTGGTAAAGAAATCACAATTGCAGCTTCTAAAGTTCCAGCATTCAAAGCTGGTAAAGCTCTTAAAGACGCTGTTAAATAA